AATCATTACAGGATTGAATGGAATTTGCTCGAGTGCAAACCGCAGAATTGGACCTCTGgctattttcaatttcttgaagtGGAAGTACTTTCTCAAAAGCTTCTACAAGCAGTgcaactttttgtttttgagctGGAGCTAATTTAGAAATGACCTGTTGAAGTGCATGATCAAGCATCCATTCCtcagtgttttttttcttgtctgttGTTTGGTGCCTCAGACTAACATTTTCTGCTCGTGGGTCAGACTTCAAAGATAGATATCGTGGCCCTCGGTGTTTGAAATTCCTCACCTTCTCCAGTGCCTTGACAAATCTCTCGAGGAGGATTATCTTTTTCAAATTGCTCCAGCCCTTGAGCATTTTCTTGTCAGATTTGTTTCCCACCTCAGATGCTGTTTTCTCATCTTTGGGAGTACTAATAGTATCGATGTTGAGCCATATTGCTTTTGTATCTTGTATCATACTGTCTTTAGCAGGCTCGCTGGAATCTGACATGCTCCGATCCCCTCCCTCACCATGACTCTTTCCTAAGAGTTCCTGGTCTGAACTTGTGCTACTAGTAATTGATTGATCATCAGTTGAGTTGACTTGAAAGTCTTGGAGAAGGATATTATCGACTGCATCTTGTACGAGCTTAATGGCATCAATCTGGGTAAGCTCATTCCTTTGTTGGGATGCATCGTGACTTTCCTTAGCGGTGTCTTCAGTTGTTTCAGAAAAATCCTCAGAAGAACTAGAGTTGCTCATTCCAAGCAAGTTGTTGCCATCTTCCACTTGTTCTTCATTGTCCACCTCATCTAGATGGTGCTGGTTCTCAACCTTTCCATCATTACCTACTACTGCATGCTTATATAGCAAGCGCCACATTCTGATATATTTCTGATTTTTAAACTGCATCTTGCCTTCTAAATCGTTTGAacatcctttcttttcttcaccGCCTGTAATTTCTTCCTCCATTGGCTTATGATCAATATCAGAAGAGACCACACTGTTACTTCCTGTTGATTCCACAAATCTGAAAGAGTCTTCACCGCCTGTAATTTCTTCCTCCATTGGCTTATGCGAAAAGCGTCTGATTGGAATTGGAAGATTAATCTATTAACAGGTGGTGAAGAAACAGTGTGGAATACCCAGATTTAGAAATGCACCTGAATCGGATTAAGGATTATTTCACTGGCAACCGAGTCAGTATGTCGAATACGATGTTGTCCGGGATACACAACTAGATTGGCTTTTTCCTAGACCGACGTTTTTAGCAATGACGTTTTCTAGAAAACGAGTCATTTTTAAagaagtattttctataaaactatctcattttctaatgtttggtagcaactttaaatgatttgaaaaacaacctcctaatttcccttatttagcttgctgtgagatatagttgttttccacaaaaatttaatagaaaacaatctctaaaaataagccattctttttatgttgatcaaaattagttttcctttgactcatctttttttatgctaccaaacactagaaaacatagaaaactatctttacacaaagttTTTCATCGAAATAAACGGAGCGACATCGGTGATTTGATTGTGAACTGGGAGATTGGTGTTTGTGGCTAGAAAGGGGAAGTACAAAGACCTTGCTACTTTGGAAGCCCCACACGTGTGACGAGTAAACTGAACTGAAACTAGGGCCAAATTTGCCATGTAACACCGTTTTTTGCCTactatttctatatatatttgttagTTAGGGTTTGTTtaggatccgcttattttgctgaaattgaaactttttacaggaagtactataaataaaattaaaagtaaaagttagttgaaatagtacagcagtacccatgaatagtaccaaaaagtgcaatatggctcatgaataatagcaaaaataagctggctttttaaTCCGGAGCCAAACCCACACTTAGTATCATTTTCAAACTTATTAACAAACTAATATTTTAAGAGCACTCACAATAAAGATGCTAAAATAACTCAAAAGTTATTTTAGCATCTCAATCACACAAAAAAAGCCCTCCAATAAAGTTGTTATAGATAAATTATTTAGCTATATTTTACCTTCATGCTTAGAGTGAGCTGTTATTGATAACAGCTTGCTATAGCATGAAGGTAAAcataaaaatcctttttttattcCCTCATTTCTCATGAAAATCTATAACAgctcctctctcctctctcacttctctGTTTCCGTTCTCTCTTCTCCCATCAGTGGTTCGTGGGAATCGATGTGGGTTTGATTGGTTCGTGGGTATCGATGTGGTTTATGGGTCCGTGGACATCAGCGTGGTTTGTGGGTATCAATATGGTTGTGCTATGGGTATCAACATGTGGTTGTGCTGTGGGTATCGGCATGCTTGTGCTGTGGTTCATGGTTATCGGTGTGAGTcgatttgtttgatttttgttaagTTGTGTTGTGGTTTGATTTCTGATTTGGTCcaattgttttgctttttttttgtgtgtgtatatatatatatatatatatatatatatatatatatatatatatttttttttttttttgctgtggtTGGTGGTTGTAGGTTGAGAAGTGAAAGAGGAAGGTTCTTGGGGGTTggattgtttgtttgtttgtttttattttattttttttcctgctgcTGTGGTTTGTAGTTATGGCTAGTGGGGCAACGGTGGAAGTGGTGGAGGTGGCTGATGTTATTGTGTTAGTTTCTGTGGTggttgtttattattattttaatggcttGCTAAAAATATAGAGTCTTTGATGTTTGGTATATTATAAAGTGGGtagttaaaatagataaaatttttttgagttgcTAAAAGTTATAatgtttagagcatctacagtagtagagctaaaaatttagctttttagcttcacaaaaagttattttatctattttacctactcacgTTACAAAatatgctgcagcagtggatctattttagctttcaataaaataaaataatataaatattacaataaaataatatatctattataataaacaacaatcacaaccacccgCAACTGCTACCACCGTCGCCACCACCGACTCTTCCACTGCCACCGCAATCGCTGCCGCCACTGCTGCCTCCACCAATTCTTCCACCACCACCGCCGCCACCACCGCCACCGACTCTTccaccgccgccgccgccacATGATAGCAAATAATCATCTAGTGTTaacaagtgatttttttaaCCACAAATTatagttatacatttttttttttactaaaacaatttcTCAATCATCATGATAGTAAATAAGAAACTAgagtaacaataatattttgttttaaccccaaattatatatataaaaaactcaAACTAAATTATGAAATGGAGGAATGGTGtgataaaagaatgaaaaaagaagaagcaagttgtattattttaatctcCGGCtggaataaaaaatcattttttttagctctcagctacagtgcacatgtATCTATACAGgtgcactgtagctgagagctaaaaaaaaatagctataCCTCCACTGCTGTAAggtgattttttgtgttttggtatagctaaaatatttatatagctatttagctccactgctgcaagtacTCTTAGCTTGCttactgtgaatgctctaagtcTCTTAAACTCAAGTTTGCCGTAGCAATTCAATTCATAGAGAATCTCTAATCTCAAAACCTTCAAACCACCATGACCAAATCTCTATGGCTCTCCTTCTTCAATCAACACCTCTACCTCAGGTGGTGGTTCGCTTCTCCAACACATCCTCCTCTCCCTACATCACTCAGCCTAAGCCCTTTCTTCTTTCTCCAATTTGACCCTATCTCCTTCTAGACCTTGATCTCATCTTTCTGATCTAAAGGAGGCACAGCCTCCTAACCCATCATGAAGCCTAGCCACCACCACTATGAGGGTGGCTTCTTAACCTCAGCCTTAGCCTCTTTTCGAAACCCGAACCCAAAAACTTGCATCTAATCAATCTCTTTAACACTCAAAACCCCAAACCCACTTATGGAGACAACAAACCtagaaaacagaaaacaacaaaaccaaGCAACAATACCACCAGAGAcaacaaaccccaaaaaaaaaaaaaaaaaaaaagcaacaataCCAGAGagaaacaacaaacccaagcCACTCTAGTGCAAAGCTAAGAGAGTTGTTTTGGTGACGAGATCGTGATTTTTGGGGGTGGGTTTATGCTCTGTGTAGAGATATTATGAATTTGTGGGGTTATTTTTGATTTGGGTCGAgggttgttttttatttgggtctGGAGAAAAGGGtctaaagaaagaagaacaaaggaagaaaataaagaacatgagaaggaagaacaagaaaggaattcgagtgtctaaaactcgaATTCCACATGGATTTTAAATCCACCTCAACTCTGCCCGCACATAGAACTCGAGTCCCTTTGGCTCGAGTTGCTACAGTGAACTCAAGTTTAAGAGACTCAAGATGCTAGTATGCTAATATAgtaatatgttttgaaaacctgctaactaacgaaattgttCCTAAAATGGTGTTAAACGGTAAATTTGGCCATGAAACTagcttcttttcttgttttaattttttttctaagagtGTTTagcaattaaataataaatttattaattaaataagttgGAAAACTACAAAAGTATTTAAAGTTATAAGACTAAAGTGAATTTCGGTAAAATCTAGATGATGCATTTTGCATTtaggcaaaaaaataaaaaacttactatTCACGTGGTGTGTGTAATCTTTTATCTATGATATTATCGAGAGAAGTCCCTTTAAAATGTTAATGGCCCCAGATGTTGCAAAGATGCATCTAGGCTAAGGCTGTCCATGGGTCGGGTTTGTACCTAACCTGGACTTGACTCGACTGAGGTGGGTGGATGAAAATTTGACTTGAAACCGACTCGGAGATCTGGTTGGATTTTTTGGCTCAAGTCTCGTCGATTTCGGGTTGATTTGGGTCGGTCTCGGGTTTTATCACCAGGGCTGAAATCTGGTTGGATCCGGAGAGATCTGGCCGGATTCGTCAAGATTAGGCCTAGATTTCCTCGGATAATGGCGAGATCTCGCTGGATCTCGAAGGATCTAGACCTAATCTCAACGAGATCTCGTCGGATTTGGTCCGAAATTCGTAATAATTCACTGGAAAGGATAAAAGTCTCTATTTGGGTCTGGTGTCATGGGTTTTGAAACGAAAAACCGACAACCGATTCGAGTGGGGTCGTGTTAGTAAGTTTGAAACCTGCGTCCGACCGCCGGAGTCGTCGGATCGGATGGTGGCGAGTTGGACGTGGGTGGGTTGGCCAGGTTGAGTGGGtatgtgttaggattagtgccctgaAATCCTATTGTGTGATGctatatatgttattatttatgatattatgtatgacttaatgttgtatttaataaagttattttgttattatttaaaaataatggtaacatgaatatttggacattatcatattgtctatgagatgcatagtatgtgatctatgtgaaaagtcacagaagatataaatcacaagttctttgtaaactcagaattttagttcgtagtcggtgatgaaattgggcatttcatctgcgaagactataacatatcaactaagatgatttgtcttgatcatggaaatgaagatttctagttgatgtattgatatgttttaagagttaaaacatattaaactagaccggtgtgagatttattattcttctaacgactgtcaaatgaataataaactcacgacttatatttgcatgaactcttattcctgagagaataatggacttgattataaggtgtaggttgctttgatatatcaggagtgagatctagagtaacggtcaaaacctcagtatgttgggcaaccgcATTTgatattgatggaacatatattctcaagatagaattcatagtctcttaacggaaatacaaaatattcccttgaaataagtttaatgagtttgttattcagaatgttaggcctaactactttagtaaatagttactagagtatatatttatgaaattagatttcataaatatatgatgaataacttaaaggattaaactgggtactcaaggataagatgtagtaatttacaaagtggcagtctacattcatgactttgtgttactacgaatattttattaaagagttgcatgtacaataaagtcttgggatataatttatagataagacctagagtgcaactatatttatataatgatattaaatataattaatggtaattttgaacttgtcaagagttgacagaaaagcccaaggtccattggagctagtgtcttattggtcccttttggtctcactccaagccacacacttaagcccaattggaaaggcctaaaaggtcagcccaattagataatcggttagacacaaagggagaaatatacagaattttttgtaGAGAAGTGTATGAACACGATTGCGAAGTGGTGCATGTTAGAGTaagacactttgacattttctcccttttgaactgattgagaaaccacaaATCTTGGGCGtcagtggaattggagtgaagattgaaagtgttcctaatcccttctgatcttcggttttgaaattcaccgcttcaaggtacattctcttattcttaaattctgaaacttgtATAGTACATgctaacttttatgaatgaagtagatccgtttgtTTTTtgctgcgcacatgcatatttccttcaATATGTAGGCCGCATGGATAGCCCTACTCTAGGCTTAGTCCATGGCTTGAAGACTCCAATTGTATGGTTGGCCCTAAGATGCTAGATTGCTACTTAATGGTTTTGAACCAGtccaaccaaaaaagaaaaaaagaaaaaaagaagaaggttttGAACCAAAAATCTCATAGATCTCACAAGACATTAGGAACCACTAAACTAACATCTTGTAGATTGTTTGATTGTTTCAATTATTCAAGCTAAAGTAACAAAACTTTACCTAGGATGTGACTAATTCCTATCTAAAGAGAAAAACAGTTTGATGGTATTGACGAATATGGAACTGACGAAGATAAGTATAGACGAAGCTGCCTTcacggacgaacatgaccagtatccacgtcatcaaaaagagttaaggccattgaatgctgccaataaagcctcaaccgttacaagaccagctggacgaaccaacGGGAAGGCATTAACGCCCATTACTCCCCTGAAGACGTTATCAGAAGAAGCATTAATGCCCCAACGGatacaatccccaagggtatataaaaccctctcaacaccaaaacaaggtacataCAGAAACAACATCACAACCTGAatcattttttggtatttcgattattatcttcttcgatactgactttatcatcggaggtgttgtggcaggcaccacaccggtgaccacttgagtgAATTCTTGCTCCCGCAGGGTCGTCAGAGTACTTCCAGGAGCCATTTGGACGAATCCCAACAAAtcaacgagatactgcttcatcacaGTTATTCCATACAAAATGATATATAAGTGTACATGGATTGGGTTATACTAGATTCGGATACTTTAAAACCAGACCCAAATCAACTCATAAGGATTGGGTTGGGAAATTTTCtcaaacttaataaaaatattagatttCCATTCAActatttaatatcatttttcaataaCTAATTATAATTTACACAATTCAATCAACTAATTTGTAATCACTGATCCGCTTCTTCTTCAAATATAGCATTAAAGCACTTCAATTTCCAAGCTTTAcagttgagatttttttttataataatgtttTGTGGTACCACGCCGTTACAGAAGCAATCGACGAAGTAAGCATGCAAAAAGCAAAATGGGGTTTTAAACGTAGAAATCTCAGTCAATATGTGGTCCCTATTGCAAACAAATGCAACCAATTCTTCTTTAGATGAAAAGTACTCTGATTTATATGTCTATAGCAGATAATCATTGTGACTATCTTTATTGGATAATGATTTGGCTTCGTTGAGCTTGAAGTGTGTGGTAATAAATATGCGGCTGGCTATGGTGGAGTTCAAAGATTTTGAAACGCACCTGAATCCGTATGTCGAATACGATGTCGTCCGGGACACACTCGGTTGACAATATTAGCTTTTCCATAGGTTGAGACATCGGTGGTACTTCTGGTTTGGGTTTGTGGCTAaaagaaagtgttttttttttttttttgggagaataTGCAGCTATTCGGCTACAAGAAGGCAAAGTAAAAAATAGAGAAACGAAAAATACACCaactgtgtatatatatacattctcCACGTAAATGAGTCTAAGTAAAAATCAAATACTTTAAAATTCTTGAACTCTAAGTTAATACTGACCATGTGTATATATCaaacgtttttattttttggggggggaTATATACGATTTTTTGGAATAGGTTTACAATGCCTTGATACTACTAAATTCTATTAGCTCGCAGTTCTAAGCTTATTATACTCCTTTGTAATATATACTATAattttagcaataaattttctaaattttattaaaaatacaaccgagtaagaaaaatataataaatttttttatctaaaaatttcCTGTGATAATTTAAGTCTCTTTCAAGCATAGTAGTTGTATGGCATCAAccaactaaatttaattttttttaaatgaaatttaatgAACTTTCTACAATTTGGTATAGTCACTTGGTGCAACCACAACTTATAagtccaacttttattatatagtaagtatatatatatatatatatatatatatatatatatataggggaaaaaTAACAATAGTAACTAACAAAATAAGATCCTTTATGATGATGCctaaaatcgtcagtaagccacACGGTTCTCACGTGCCTTAGACAAGATCTTGTacaacacaaaagctgaagacTTTAAGAGgggtaccggtgtggtaccacCCAAATACCCTCcaacggtcaagttagagaatttctcacaactctagagtgccagagctgagATGAATTATGCGTATCTTGGTTTGTGAGAGTTTtagggtttttatagtagtgtagggccgAAATCCATGCCTTGGTCCAGAAGTTCTTTCCTTATAGGAGAGAACCTCTTCAATCCGCATATCTTCTGGaatcctttccttataggagtcttcttgatTAGGGGTAAGCGTGGGGGGCAAGATATTTCCTTATAAGCGTGGGGGGCAAGATATTTCCTTATACACGCTTGGAGACCAAGCAAGGCCACGTCAGATTCTTCGGAGATTCATATATCCCCTTCTGCTTATTGTCTTCAGCTTATCCTATTTAGCTTATACTCTTCAACTTACTATCTTCAACTTATCCCCTTCATCTTACTATGCCCAAGATGCAGCCGTCAGGTATGGGGTGGAGCCGTAGACTTTTTACAACAAGGTTGTCTCTCATGAGTGAAGCTGACGACTTGTTTACGACCGTTGCCTTGTGCCTTGTCATGGGTGAACATCAGTATTACAAAACTACCCTTGTCACTTTATTTCACTAAGATCCCTCCTAAACtcttaataacaatttttaaaaaatcttaatcAAATAAGATTTATTGTTCATTGCTTTTTGcggatctaaattttttttattttttgtacttCAAATTTACAACACCAAACAACTAATATAACCCCAATGTACTCATATAACACTTATTCAACCAAATACCTAAgaacaaacaatacaacatATCAAATGAAAATACTTCCTCAATATGAAAATACATTTTGGCAAATAAACCTTTGCAATATCTAAAACTATTCTCACCTATgtcaaaaaattttctttgtgcATCAAATTATGATTTGGGTTTTGCACTTGAGATGATAGAGAGATGATCGCTTGAGAGATAACACCGAATCTAGGGATGTATAGCTATGGAGCTGTGAGAAACACTGAAGTTAAGGGGACCAGAAATGTTGATTCTGAAAAAACTTGTCTTGTATATGATATTagtaaaacttgattttcttaaaatcgagttcacttaaaaaaaaaaaaaacccaatataaCTCGATACTTTTAAAATTGAGTTACAGAcatgacaaaaaaatttcatagaaattttttcaaattccCATAAAACTTGGTCTTAAGAATATCGAGTTCGGCATTGAAAAAATTTCtgaggaactcgagttccaactggattttttttttaaaaattgggaAAAGCCACGGATGCTCGTCCAGCTTGGCAAAAACTTACCAAAAACTcgaaaacattaaaattgagTTACATTGAATctcgattttttaaaaatcgagtttcaaaataaggaCACGGTACTTAATAGTTTGAAAATAGGAATATTGTGctggatattttaaaaataaacccATTTTCCCTGtcttttttatacaaaaatgtTCCAATGCAGCACAAGACTTCTTACTGTTTCAGAGTATGCTAAAGAAGCTAGACCTTGAGGTTTGGACAGTCATCGCTTGGTCTCTACTCTCTATTGGAATGCCCGTAACAAGTTCGATTTTGAAAACATTCAGCTACAACCGAACGCCATCCGTGATGGAGCTCCTGTTTTTTCTGGAAGAGTACCAGCACTTCACAGCagctcaaaaaaaataaaataataaagactTTGCAGAGACCATTTTTGTCAAGTGTGTATCTTTTACAGCAACGTCATGTATTGTGTTAGCTGCTAAGCCTGCTATGCTCTTTCGTGAGCTGTTCACTTTTTCGTCTGCTTGTCTGTCACTAGATCAGTTTTTGTATACTTAGCTTTctatcttttaatttaaaaaaaaaaaaaaagcctaaaatttaggaattttatttaggcctgaaatttttttaaaatataggaATTTAAAATTGAGTGCTTATACTCAGTTGACCAGATTCTTTAAACCTTTCTAAGACTTAATAAAGTGTGAGTGAGGGTGTTttgtgaccaaaaaaaaaaatgattaaaccCTGGCAAGAAAAACACTTacattagattatttattttacactacatttcaataaaatattatttctttgtcAATTTTTATTACTCTTCCAAATCATTTCTCCCTCCCTCTGTGTATATAAGTAaagaagtaaaaatataatcccaaattaaaaactaaacatTCAAATAGTAAAATTTGGGATTAAGGACTAAAAGCTAAAGCAATGCTCATGACATTTTTGTCACCAGcacaaaaatgaaacaaatattaTGTTTGCTAAGCATATATTCGTGTCCATGACATTGCCATgtcaaaacaaatataataacatttttttttaaacagaatCTTCATATGCTAACAATTCTTCAGCAGCTTTCCAATGACAACATAAAACACTCACCACAAAAGggtcattttttataatttctatcATGTAACCAAAATTATTCCTAAGCTTGAGGTTGAAATGCCTGTCTAAATCCCTAGGGCAGGAGTAACATATTAGCAAACTTAACTACCAAATCATtcaactaggaaaaaaaatgttacaatcAAGACTTAAGAGAGTACATCAATTTATCAATGACTTAACCATTGAAACAGAGGCAGAAAAATAGTGATTCAATCACTTGTAATATTTGAAGTGTGCACATTATCCTTGCGCAGACCAGAAACAATCAGATTTATAACTTAATGCTTTTAAAAAGAGCTAAAAGATTAATGGCATTAAAAAATCATAGATTTGagtaaaaaatttgactttgactTCTGCTGTATACAAAAGTAAAGAGTATTCAATCATACCAAGTTCTCTATATCACTAGCCCACTTATCAACAATCTCACCAAACCCAGCCATCTTATATCATACAAAATCATATATTTCTAATTCCATGATTTCCAGCATACTCTAACTAATTCAAGCagttaaaacatattttataaaaaagcaTAAGATCAATCAACTATGGCTGCAAAGAATATAAAGCCTTCTATATGATATCGTGAGATAAAAAATCAGCCTTATTTACTGCTTACCACCAATAAATCAACTTTCTGCACGCAGAAATTAAGCcccttttttttggtggggacCGCAAGCAAAGAGATTAAGCTCATCAAATTTTTCATGAGGGCAATCAGATGCGATAAAATTATGTTGGCTAAGCATGTATGCAGCACCATGACATTGCCATCTTTGAGGATGTGAACAATGTTATTGATACAAATATCAATTCGGCATAATAGCCATaatctcctttaaaaaaaattcttaataaattaGTACCTCTGATGTTCAtgacataaaaaataagagggaagaaagaaacaacaTAATAAGAGTTCGGATTCAAATTGCATATTTGATACCAATATACTTGCCATTGAACTTCACAAAAATAGCCACCCTGCTAGAACCTCAACAGACTAATCTTCGTATTCAGATGACACATTTACCCCATCAAGTAGAACCAAACTCTCTATGGAATTGGCTGCGTAACAAACCCATCTAATATTAAATTCCGTTATAAGACTGTTCTGAAGTAGATTCTCAGGGTCAATTGATATCAGCCCCGTGCAAATCGTAATTAGCAATTCACCATTGTCTGTGCAGCCATGGAAATGATGACACCAATCGATTGGTACACATTTTCTGGTCCAAGACTCTGCCACGCCATACTCCTTCATCACCCATAAGTGGCACATAATGCCCACAGTAGCTCGATGGTTAGAGAGAATAATATAAGCGAGCGATCCCTTGAACACTGTAAGATATGATTGGTATACATCTAAGAAATCCAGAGGCAGCATTATCTTATGGAATCTCTCATCATTAATGTCAAAGGACAAAATGAAACTGCAGTGTTTATTAGCTACTATACAGTGCAGTGCTCCgttcaaaaatatatatggtgACTGATGATAAATATATCCAACGTTGAGGTCAGACAACTCCGCCAACACTACCTTCCTCCACGAATCCGTACTCAATGTGTAAACCTCAGCCTCAGTCGGTGGATCTGGCTCTTCAAGAGACCCTTGGAAAGTCACAAGTCTAAGAATCTTGAAATCATTCTTTTGAGAATGATAAGCAAGCCCAAGGGTGGCACCATCAAAAGGGTCAGTCAAAAGAGCAGGAGCAAGCATCTTAAACTTTCTAATGCTTGGGTTCCACAAATATATTACATGATCACCATTGTTTTCGTCACACCTACCAAGGCAGAAGATGCCATTACAGAAGCAATTCATGAAGGCAACACAATAGGGAAAGGGGGTTATAAACCTGGAAATCTCAGTCACTGTGCGGTCCCTATTGTAAACAAGTGTACGCAATTCTTCGTGAAAAGAATAGTCCTCTGTTACAGGTGTATAAAGCAGATAACCATTGTGACTATTTATATTGGATAATGATTTGGCTTCGTTGAGCTTGAAGTGTGCGGCAATGAAAATGGGGTTTGTGACAGTAGAGTACCATGATTTAGAAACGCACCTGAATCGGATTAAGGATTTCACTGGCAGCCGAGTCAGTATGTCGAATACGATGTCGTCGTCCAGAACACGCTCGGTCAACAATCTTAGCTTTTCCGTAGGTCGAGACATCGGTGGCACTTTTGGATCTTTGGTATAGGTTTGCGGCTGCCAGAAGGTAAAGTAAGAGGAGCCAAGTTAGTAGAAGACTATTTTCagtgtgtttggttgaaaaagaaagagcttcctttttagtttttacatgtTTGGAAAGACTGATGagggaagagaaaaagaaaagaatataatatatttaatttagatacatacatatatatatatatatatatatatatatatatatatatatatatatatatatatttttt
This genomic stretch from Castanea sativa cultivar Marrone di Chiusa Pesio chromosome 9, ASM4071231v1 harbors:
- the LOC142610953 gene encoding F-box/kelch-repeat protein At3g06240-like isoform X2; this translates as MSRPTEKLRLLTERVLDDDIVFDILTRLPVKSLIRFRCDENNGDHVIYLWNPSIRKFKMLAPALLTDPFDGATLGLAYHSQKNDFKILRLVTFQGSLEEPDPPTEAEVYTLSTDSWRKVVLAELSDLNVGYIYHQSPYIFLNGALHCIVANKHCSFILSFDINDERFHKIMLPLDFLDVYQSYLTVFKGSLAYIILSNHRATVGIMCHLWVMKEYGVAESWTRKCVPIDWCHHFHGCTDNGELLITICTGLISIDPENLLQNSLITEFNIRWVCYAANSIESLVLLDGVNVSSEYED
- the LOC142610953 gene encoding F-box/kelch-repeat protein At3g06240-like isoform X1 translates to MSRPTEKLRLLTERVLDDDIVFDILTRLPVKSLIRFRCVSKSWYSTVTNPIFIAAHFKLNEAKSLSNINSHNGYLLYTPVTEDYSFHEELRTLVYNRDRTVTEISRFITPFPYCVAFMNCFCNGIFCLGRCDENNGDHVIYLWNPSIRKFKMLAPALLTDPFDGATLGLAYHSQKNDFKILRLVTFQGSLEEPDPPTEAEVYTLSTDSWRKVVLAELSDLNVGYIYHQSPYIFLNGALHCIVANKHCSFILSFDINDERFHKIMLPLDFLDVYQSYLTVFKGSLAYIILSNHRATVGIMCHLWVMKEYGVAESWTRKCVPIDWCHHFHGCTDNGELLITICTGLISIDPENLLQNSLITEFNIRWVCYAANSIESLVLLDGVNVSSEYED